A genomic region of Vicia villosa cultivar HV-30 ecotype Madison, WI unplaced genomic scaffold, Vvil1.0 ctg.001471F_1_1, whole genome shotgun sequence contains the following coding sequences:
- the LOC131635371 gene encoding probable pectate lyase 4 has product MGNAHRHHPKHRFPLPHNTVPTPPHKYPTSHPPHNPPNQNQGGSNSNTDMISLPYTNADTALRSLAAQAEGYGRFAIGGLHGSLYHVTSLLDDGPGSLREACRQKEPLWIVFEVSGTIHLSSYLSVSSYKTVDGRGQRVKLTGKGFKLKQCEHVIICNMEVEGGRGHDVDAIQIKPNSRHIWIDRCTLSDCEDGLIDITRGSTEITISRCHFHNHDKTILIGSDPSHVDDRCIKVTIHHCFFNGTRQRHPRVRFAKVHLYNNYSRNWGIYAVCASVESQIFSQHNIYEAGQKKIAFKYLHEKAADKEAEATGHIISEGDLFLNGAQPGLMTGNVVVKVFHPSEHYRTWTVEPPTDDLKQVLQHCTGWQSVVRPADQTVCAE; this is encoded by the exons ATGGGTAACGCACACCGACATCACCCCAAACACCGTTTTCCCCTCCCTCACAACACGGTTCCCACTCCTCCACATAAATACCCCACCTCTCATCCTCCTCACAATCCACCAAACCAAAACCAAGGTGGTTCCAATTCCAACACCGACATGATCTCTTTACCTTACACCAACGCCGACACCGCTCTCCGTTCCCTCGCCGCTCAAGCCGAAGGTTACGGCCGCTTCGCAATCGGCGGACTTCATGGCTCTCTTTATCACGTCACATCACTCTTAG ATGATGGACCGGGATCATTGCGTGAGGCGTGTCGCCAAAAGGAACCTTTGTGGATTGTGTTTGAGGTTTCGGGTACGATTCATCTTTCGTCTTACCTGAGTGTGTCATCTTATAAGACAGTTGATGGGAGGGGGCAAAGGGTTAAGCTGACTGGAAAGGGTTTTAAGCTGAAGCAATGTGAACATGTGATTATTTGTAATATGGAGGTGGAAGGAGGTAGAGGGCATGATGTTGATGCTATTCAGATCAAGCCTaattctagacatatatggatAGATCGTTGTACTTTGAGTGATTGTGAAGACGGGCTCATTGATATTACTCGAGGAAGCACTGAAATTACTATTTCAAG GTGTCATTTTCATAATCATGACAAAACAATACTCATTGGATCAGATCCCTCACATGTTGATGATAGATGCATAAAGGTCACAATACACCACTGTTTTTTCAACGGTACTCGACAGAGGCATCCTCGTGTTAGGTTTGCCAAAGTACATCTGTACAATAATTACAGCAGAAACTGGGGCATATATGCTGTTTGTGCAAGTGTGGAATCCCAG ATATTCTCTCAACATAATATTTATGAAGCGGGCCAGAAGAAGATTGCTTTTAAGTATCTTCATGAGAAG GCAGCAGACAAGGAAGCTGAAGCAACTGGTCACATAATCTCTGAAGGGGACTTATTTTTAAATGGTGCTCAACCAGGGTTGATGACAGGGAATGTTGTGGTTAAAGTGTTTCATCCGAGTGAACACTATCGCACATGGACGGTGGAACCTCCAACAGATGATCTAAAGCAAGTTCTTCAACACTGTACTGGATGGCAATCTGTTGTGCGGCCAGCGGATCAAACCGTTTGTGCAGAATAG